Proteins encoded within one genomic window of Kibdelosporangium phytohabitans:
- a CDS encoding GNAT family N-acetyltransferase: MISQATSEYRGTVEEIVHEAYAKWIEVTGGKPLPMQADYAALIDAGTVWLLDSTDGLIVLVDEPDDGVLLIENVAVRPAAQGKGLGRQLLAFAEEQARHRGLTAVRLYTNEKMTSNIALYLAFGYRETSREVRDGRHVVHMRKDV; encoded by the coding sequence GTGATCAGCCAAGCGACCAGTGAGTACCGCGGCACCGTCGAGGAGATCGTGCACGAGGCCTACGCCAAGTGGATCGAGGTGACCGGTGGCAAGCCCCTGCCGATGCAGGCGGACTACGCCGCCCTGATCGACGCGGGCACCGTGTGGCTGCTCGACTCGACCGACGGCCTCATCGTCCTGGTCGACGAGCCGGACGACGGCGTGTTGCTGATCGAGAACGTGGCCGTCCGCCCGGCGGCGCAGGGCAAGGGGCTCGGTCGTCAGCTGCTGGCATTCGCCGAGGAGCAGGCCCGCCACCGCGGGCTGACCGCGGTGCGCCTGTACACCAACGAGAAGATGACCAGCAACATCGCGCTCTACCTGGCGTTCGGCTACCGCGAGACGAGCCGTGAGGTACGCGACGGCCGGCACGTCGTCCACATGCGCAAAGACGTCTAA